In one window of Nocardiopsis aegyptia DNA:
- a CDS encoding nuclear transport factor 2 family protein yields the protein MTRPPLPPFTEADARTKVQAAEDAWNTRDPHKVSLAYTPDSQWRNRDRFLTGRDQIRAFLTDKWQRELDYALRKELWAFGEDRIAVRFQYEWHDDQGRWWRSYGNELWEFDAQGLMRRREASINDVSITADERRIHGPRPPHEHGVPFPLA from the coding sequence ATGACGCGCCCGCCCCTGCCGCCCTTCACCGAAGCCGACGCCCGCACCAAGGTCCAGGCCGCCGAGGACGCCTGGAACACCCGCGACCCCCACAAGGTGTCACTGGCCTACACACCCGACTCCCAGTGGCGCAACCGCGACCGCTTCCTCACCGGACGCGACCAGATCCGCGCCTTCCTCACCGACAAGTGGCAGCGCGAACTCGACTACGCCCTGCGCAAGGAACTGTGGGCCTTCGGCGAGGACCGCATCGCCGTGCGCTTCCAGTACGAATGGCACGACGACCAGGGCCGGTGGTGGCGCAGCTACGGCAACGAACTCTGGGAGTTCGACGCCCAGGGACTGATGCGCCGCCGCGAGGCCAGCATCAACGACGTGTCCATCACCGCCGACGAACGCCGCATCCACGGCCCCCGCCCGCCCCACGAGCACGGCGTCCCCTTCCCCCTGGCCTGA